A genomic region of Tissierella sp. contains the following coding sequences:
- a CDS encoding Nif3-like dinuclear metal center hexameric protein, which produces MDVTYIVERINDLFNVTSKEIYFSESGITYNADKKVKKIGYCVNLTLETIEEARIYGVDMMITHHDAWDEIYGLKEACVNKLAEYGISHYYNHLPLDDCDFGTNESLLKKLNFKDIKKTHEWEGLYFGRVAEYDEEIGFYELVKNIEELLEEPVKFWQFNDRKVKRVGLVCGNGGSTAALRESVENKCDLYITGEHNLYTIQYAKFKGINLIIGSHTFTEFFGIESLALKLNESIKELVVVKLNEEHYEANIKPIINVQ; this is translated from the coding sequence ATGGATGTAACATATATAGTTGAGAGAATTAATGATCTTTTTAATGTAACAAGCAAAGAAATCTATTTTAGCGAGTCTGGGATAACATACAATGCAGATAAAAAAGTTAAAAAAATAGGATATTGTGTTAACTTAACTCTTGAAACTATAGAGGAAGCAAGAATTTATGGAGTTGATATGATGATCACACATCACGATGCATGGGATGAAATCTATGGATTAAAAGAGGCGTGTGTAAATAAACTAGCAGAGTATGGCATAAGTCACTATTATAATCACTTACCACTTGATGATTGTGACTTTGGAACAAACGAAAGTTTATTGAAAAAGTTAAATTTTAAAGATATTAAAAAAACCCATGAGTGGGAAGGTTTATATTTTGGGAGAGTCGCAGAATATGATGAAGAAATAGGATTTTATGAATTAGTAAAAAACATTGAAGAGCTACTTGAAGAACCAGTGAAATTTTGGCAGTTTAATGACAGAAAGGTGAAGCGAGTAGGCTTAGTCTGCGGTAATGGAGGTTCAACAGCTGCTCTTAGGGAATCCGTTGAGAACAAGTGTGATTTATATATTACAGGTGAACATAATTTGTATACCATTCAATATGCTAAGTTTAAAGGGATAAATCTTATCATTGGGAGTCATACTTTCACAGAATTCTTTGGAATTGAAAGTTTAGCGTTAAAGTTGAATGAGAGTATAAAAGAACTAGTAGTAGTAAAACTCAATGAAGAGCATTATGAAGCTAATATAAAACCGATAATAAATGTGCAATAA
- a CDS encoding NAD(P)H-dependent oxidoreductase, whose protein sequence is MRITVLHGQMHKGSTYNITRLFLDKLSDAGTEITEFYMPKDAPSFCIGCFNCFTKGEEQCPHSDSVQPIAKAIEEADLLILESPCYVFGMTGQLKTFLDHMGYRWMAHRPHPKMFSKIGLVISTAAGAGTKRVTKSLQDNLFYWGVPKIYSYGKNVGALSWETVKQEKKQKIEKEITQIASKISKQIGKTKPGIKTKLMFQIMRMSQKANNWNPTDKEHWLKNGWLDTRKPW, encoded by the coding sequence ATGAGGATTACAGTTTTGCATGGGCAAATGCATAAAGGGAGTACATATAATATTACGAGACTTTTTTTAGACAAGCTTTCAGATGCGGGTACGGAAATAACTGAATTTTATATGCCAAAGGATGCGCCATCCTTCTGTATAGGATGTTTTAATTGTTTTACAAAGGGAGAGGAGCAATGTCCACATTCTGATAGTGTTCAACCAATTGCAAAGGCTATTGAAGAAGCTGATCTACTAATTTTAGAATCACCTTGCTATGTTTTCGGAATGACTGGTCAACTTAAGACATTTCTTGACCATATGGGCTACCGATGGATGGCACATCGCCCTCATCCTAAAATGTTCAGCAAAATTGGATTGGTTATCTCCACTGCTGCAGGTGCAGGTACAAAAAGAGTAACAAAATCGTTGCAAGATAATTTGTTCTATTGGGGAGTACCTAAAATTTATAGTTATGGTAAAAATGTAGGTGCTCTAAGCTGGGAAACTGTAAAACAGGAAAAGAAGCAAAAAATTGAAAAAGAAATTACTCAAATAGCTAGCAAAATTTCAAAACAGATTGGCAAGACAAAACCAGGAATAAAAACAAAGTTAATGTTTCAGATTATGAGAATGAGTCAAAAAGCAAACAACTGGAATCCTACCGATAAAGAACATTGGTTAAAAAACGGATGGCTTGATACAAGAAAGCCTTGGTGA
- a CDS encoding NAD(P)H-dependent oxidoreductase, protein MKILIINGSPHRGNTWRLTEKVKDYIEAFDDTVEFDEIHLTELSIPFCIGCSLCFRKGHSFCPHNQYIQPIMDKIAECDGVIFGVSCFQGAIPAIAKNLTDHLAFLLHRPRYFDKKALIISTTGGVSANSTTQSLANTLPGWGFNKCYQLPIVALSWNDYKPSEKHIKKVYKISNAFYMDLKSKKLHSPKIGVLIPFNLFQAMCDEYAPGTEYETQDGVFWKQYVGMRYASGIPLPIHKKVFGKLVYRIGKYLSPKMIVTYKK, encoded by the coding sequence ATGAAGATATTAATAATCAACGGCAGTCCACATAGAGGTAATACTTGGCGATTAACAGAGAAAGTAAAAGATTACATAGAAGCTTTTGATGATACAGTAGAATTTGATGAGATACATTTAACCGAATTGAGTATTCCTTTCTGCATAGGTTGTAGTTTGTGCTTTAGAAAAGGACATAGCTTTTGCCCTCATAATCAATATATCCAACCCATCATGGATAAAATTGCAGAATGTGATGGGGTAATTTTTGGTGTTTCTTGTTTTCAAGGGGCTATTCCTGCCATTGCAAAAAACCTTACTGATCATTTAGCATTTTTACTTCATCGTCCAAGATACTTTGATAAAAAGGCTTTAATTATCTCAACTACAGGTGGTGTTTCTGCAAATAGTACTACACAATCTTTAGCCAATACTCTACCAGGATGGGGATTTAATAAATGCTATCAATTGCCCATAGTTGCATTAAGTTGGAATGACTATAAGCCATCAGAAAAACACATCAAAAAGGTTTATAAAATTTCTAATGCATTTTATATGGATTTAAAATCAAAGAAGCTTCATTCTCCGAAGATTGGAGTTTTAATTCCTTTCAATTTATTTCAAGCCATGTGTGATGAATATGCGCCTGGAACAGAATACGAAACACAAGACGGAGTTTTTTGGAAACAGTATGTTGGTATGAGATATGCTTCAGGAATACCACTACCTATACATAAAAAAGTATTTGGAAAACTAGTTTATAGAATTGGAAAATATCTTTCACCAAAGATGATTGTGACATACAAAAAATGA
- a CDS encoding class I SAM-dependent methyltransferase → MDLKDMDIYSFYENTEEDMRLKRTNVNRIEFLTTTRYLEKAINPNSKILDACAGTGVYAFYLASNGHKVTAGDLIEKNVGLMKDVQEENKLLEKIYKGSILDLSEFDDNTFDVVLNLGSFYHLIDAHERKLSIVESLRVLKPNGIYAVSYINRYANIIKYRDICVKDFRMLYDYLEKGFHSKNSIFYASSPEEVESTLKNENVDMIYNIATDGLKFVIRDTINNLSDLEFAKWMDMHFKTCEDKSIIGTSEHGLFIGRKK, encoded by the coding sequence GTGGATTTAAAGGATATGGATATATATAGTTTTTATGAAAATACAGAAGAGGATATGAGATTGAAAAGAACAAATGTGAATAGAATAGAATTCTTAACAACAACCAGATATTTAGAAAAAGCAATAAATCCAAATTCTAAAATATTAGATGCCTGTGCTGGTACTGGGGTTTATGCCTTTTATCTGGCCTCAAATGGTCATAAAGTTACTGCAGGAGACTTAATTGAAAAAAATGTAGGTTTAATGAAAGATGTCCAAGAAGAAAACAAGTTACTTGAAAAAATATATAAGGGTAGCATTTTAGATTTATCAGAGTTCGATGATAATACTTTTGATGTTGTCTTAAATCTAGGATCATTTTATCATTTGATTGATGCCCATGAAAGAAAACTATCTATTGTTGAAAGCTTAAGAGTATTAAAGCCAAATGGTATATATGCGGTATCATACATAAACAGATATGCAAACATCATTAAATATAGGGATATCTGTGTAAAGGATTTTAGAATGCTTTATGACTATCTTGAGAAAGGGTTTCATTCAAAGAATAGTATTTTTTATGCCTCCAGCCCAGAAGAAGTTGAATCAACTCTTAAAAATGAAAATGTAGATATGATTTATAATATTGCAACTGATGGTTTAAAATTTGTAATTCGAGATACTATAAACAATTTGAGTGATTTAGAATTTGCCAAATGGATGGATATGCATTTTAAAACATGTGAAGATAAAAGTATAATTGGAACAAGTGAGCATGGATTATTTATTGGAAGAAAGAAGTAG